TGATATGAGTGACGGCGAGTTAAATAAGGAGTTTTTAAACTCATTGCCGATAAGCGAGTGGGTCGAGCTTAGCAAGACGATAAGCGGATTTATGGGCGTTGATGTAAAAAACTAATAGAGGGGATTGCGCTAATCACGCACTCCCTAAATTTTACACTATCCGACGTTATGGGATTAGAATTTAACGAATTTGTAGATTATTTTGAGATCGCAAAACGCTTACATCAAAACTAAAGAGCGGCGTTGCTGCTCTTGCTCTTATAAATTTTAGCAATGACAAAAAGCACAAGCAAGGGCACGCTTATATACCAAAACATGCAGGCGATTAAGCCACCGACCATGAGAATGATAGGGAGCATAAACCCAGCCAAAAGAGCGCCTAAATAATCCATTTTAACCACCTTGTATAAAAATCACTAATATTTTACTAATATCAAAATAAAAAGGCAATATATGGCACAAGAAGCAACATTAACCTTTAACATGGAGCTTAAGGGGCTAAATAATATCTTAAAAGCCGTTGATAGAAGCACTATAAGCCTAGGCGATAAGCTAAATGCAAACATAAAATCAGGCATAGAAAAGTATAACACAGCCTTGCAAAAGCTAAAAGTTGAGCCGTTTCAAAAAGCAGGCTTTCACACACAAATGGCGAAGCTAAAAGAAGACCTGCAAAGAGCCACAAAAGCCAAGATCCGCATCGATATGGACGAGGCAAAGCAAAAGCTAGCAAATTTAAAAACCGAGATCGTCGCAAGCGTGGCATCAGTAGCAGCGATCGCAGCACCGATCAAAAGTGCGATTGATTTTGAAAGCTCGATGGCAGATGTAAAAAAAGTAGTTGATTTTAAAACGCCAGATGAGTTAAAGGAATTTTCAAACCAAATTTTAAATATGAGCCGCGATATACCGCTAAGCGTAAATGAGATAGCATCAATAACAGCATCAGGCGGACAGCTTGGCATAGCAAAAGAAAATTTAATGGACTTTACACAAACGGCGGCAAAGATGGGAGTTGCTTTTGATATGAGCGCCAAAGAAGCAGGCGATAACATGGCAACACTTATGAATATTTTTAATATGAGTGTAGATGGCGTTAGAGGGCTTGGAGATACGATAAACCACCTATCTAACAACTCAGCATCAACGGCAAACAAGATAGTAAATGCAGTAGGTAGGATCGCAGGTAATGCAAAAGATATGGGGTTAAGTGCAGATGCGACAGCTGGACTTGCGAGTAGTTTTATCGCTCTTGGCAAGCAGCCAGAAGTAGCAGCAACGGCAATAAACTCAATGCTTACAGTATTGAATAACGCCGATAAAGCAGGTGGCGATCTCGAAAAAGCATTTAAAAGCATAGGGCTTAGCGGTAAAGAATTAAAAGCACAAATTTTAAAAAATCCACAAAAAGCGCTAACGGACTTCTTGCATACACTCTCAAAAGTCCCAAAAGAGAAAAAGACTGGCGTTTTAACTACTATCTTTGGCAAAAATTTTGGGGATGATATTTCTTTGCTAACTGGTGCGATAGAGAACTTTGATAAGGCTATGGCACTAAGTGGTGACAATAAACGCTTTGGGTCAATGGAAGCGGAATTTCAATCAAGAAGTGATACTACGGAAAATAAAATTCAACTAATGAAAAACGCGTTAAATGAGCTTAGTGTAAGTTTTGGTAGGGTTTTTTTACCATATATTAAAAGAGGAGTAGAAAAAATCACGGAATTTATACAAAAAATAACCGAATTTGTGCGAAGTAATGAAGACCTAGTTAAAAAAATAGGTTTTAGTGTAGCTGCTTTTTTCGGCTTCAACGTGGCAATGACAACACTAAAAGCATCATCGGCGATTTTGACGCTCTCACTTGGTGGATACCGCCAAATTTTAATGATGTTGCCTTTTGATTGTTTAAAGCTAAACGCATCTTTGTCGCAGTGCAATATCTTAATGAAGACAAAGGCGATGCTTTCAGGGCTTGTCAATAACAACTTAAAAAGCTTTAGATTGGCAAGCAGTGCAGCAAGTGGCGCATCTCTAGGATTTGTC
This genomic stretch from Campylobacter concisus harbors:
- a CDS encoding phage tail tape measure protein — encoded protein: MAQEATLTFNMELKGLNNILKAVDRSTISLGDKLNANIKSGIEKYNTALQKLKVEPFQKAGFHTQMAKLKEDLQRATKAKIRIDMDEAKQKLANLKTEIVASVASVAAIAAPIKSAIDFESSMADVKKVVDFKTPDELKEFSNQILNMSRDIPLSVNEIASITASGGQLGIAKENLMDFTQTAAKMGVAFDMSAKEAGDNMATLMNIFNMSVDGVRGLGDTINHLSNNSASTANKIVNAVGRIAGNAKDMGLSADATAGLASSFIALGKQPEVAATAINSMLTVLNNADKAGGDLEKAFKSIGLSGKELKAQILKNPQKALTDFLHTLSKVPKEKKTGVLTTIFGKNFGDDISLLTGAIENFDKAMALSGDNKRFGSMEAEFQSRSDTTENKIQLMKNALNELSVSFGRVFLPYIKRGVEKITEFIQKITEFVRSNEDLVKKIGFSVAAFFGFNVAMTTLKASSAILTLSLGGYRQILMMLPFDCLKLNASLSQCNILMKTKAMLSGLVNNNLKSFRLASSAASGASLGFVGGLKKIVLGFRALSLAFLSNPIGLVLAAIATAGALIYKYWDHVKAFLLGTFEALSQNCGWLTDALSGVWNNAIKPIFSGIASLFELLFNQSNATSEELGAATNAGREFGKWMSYALNIITFPLQAVCNIINAIALIIDIVRLKFSTWIEEAKSLLNDLLAFFQPVVDAFNSIVDGFKNLDISGGLKDMLGAKDGADRSWYNPLNLFYDSKPKTQSTSGAISENAEAKRQNAANNKNQTINDNKVVNITMSGSNATPQAVAKAVQNSSYSYGD